In a genomic window of Telopea speciosissima isolate NSW1024214 ecotype Mountain lineage chromosome 5, Tspe_v1, whole genome shotgun sequence:
- the LOC122661013 gene encoding serine carboxypeptidase-like 2, giving the protein MAGSAEKLLLCFNMFLVHLQLWSFLLPISYSATVTYLPGFQGPLPFELETGYVGVGGESEEDVQLFYYFIKSEKNPKKDPVLLWLTGGPGCSSLSGLLYEIGPLRLVMEEYTGSLPNLSYNPYSWTKVASIIFVDSPVGTGFSYSRSSQGYQTGDFESSKHLYQFLSKWMIGHPEFVENPFYAAGDSYSGRTVPLVTKLISDGNEAGSELFINIKGYILGNPTTDPVLESNKLVPYAHGMGLISDELYESVKNSCGENYVQIDPTNVQCLKDIQSFHKCISGLNTAHILEPLCDFGSPKPKERVGDRRSLTQNYKEYFLVPHPSNSVLDCRDYAYYLTECWTNDNSVRNALHIHKGSIGKWQRCHRDLPYSHEIQNSIQYHVNLSKKGYRSLIYSGDHDMMVPFVATEAWIKSLNYSIIDEWRSWIVEGQIGGYTRTYSNRMTFATVKGGGHTAPEFKPKECIAMFNRWISEEPL; this is encoded by the exons ATGGCAGGATCAGCTGAGAAGTTGTTGTTATGTTTTAATATGTTTCTTGTACACCTACAGTTGTGGTCGTTTTTGCTGCCAATCTCCTACTCGGCAACTGTCACATATCTTCCTGGGTTTCAGGGCCCTCTTCCCTTTGAATTGGAAACTGG GTACGTGGGTGTAGGGGGGGAGTCGGAGGAGGATGTGCAGCTGTTTTACTACTTTATAAAGTCGGAGAAGAATCCAAAGAAAGACCCTGTTTTGCTTTGGCTCACAGGGGGCCCTGGTTGCTCCAGTTTATCTGGCCTTCTTTATGAGATTg GTCCACTTCGTTTGGTGATGGAGGAGTACACGGGCAGCCTACCCAATCTCAGTTATAATCCATATTCATGGACAAAG GTAGCGAGCATAATTTTTGTAGACTCGCCTGTAGGGACTGGATTCTCCTACTCCAGAAGCTCCCAAGGATATCAGACTGGCGACTTCGAATCATCTAAACATCTTTACCAATTCCTTTCCAAG TGGATGATTGGCCACCCAGAGTTTGTCGAGAATCCCTTCTATGCTGCTGGAGATTCATATTCTGGCAGGACCGTTCCGCTTGTTACTAAACTTATATCTGATG GCAATGAAGCTGGTAGTGAACTGTTTATCAATATTAAA GGATATATACTCGGCAACCCTACAACAGATCCAGTTCTTGAAAGCAACAAATTAGTGCCATATGCTCATGGGATGGGTCTTATATCAGATGAACTTTATGAG TCAGTGAAGAATAGTTGTGGAGAGAACTATGTACAAATAGATCCCACCAATGTACAATGTTTGAAGGATATACAGTCATTCCATAAG TGCATTTCAGGACTAAACACTGCACACATTTTGGAGCCATTATGTGATTTTGGATCCCCAAAACCCAAAGAGAGAGTCGGAGATAGAAGATCTCTTACGCAGAATTATAAGGAGTACTTCCTCGTTCCACATCCCTCTAATTCTGTACTTGACTGCAGG gactATGCTTATTATTTAACAGAGTGCTGGACGAATGATAATAGTGTCCGTAATGCTCTCCACATCCATAAG GGATCCATTGGGAAGTGGCAAAGGTGTCACCGTGACCTACCTTATTCACATGAAATCCAAAACAGCATTCAATATCATGTAAATCTCAGTAAAAAAGGTTATCGATCTTTAATATACAG TGGTGATCATGACATGATGGTTCCGTTCGTGGCTACGGAAGCTTGGATAAAATCTCTCAACTACTCTATCATTGATGAATGGAGGTCATGGATCGTTGAGGGCCAAATAGGCGG ATATACCAGGACTTATTCCAACCGCATGACATTTGCCACTGTAAAG GGAGGAGGGCACACGGCTCCAGAGTTCAAGCCTAAGGAATGCATTGCTATGTTCAACCGCTGGATTTCTGAAGAACCTCTGTAA
- the LOC122660921 gene encoding uncharacterized protein LOC122660921, translating into MLVTASEVSLSSVIVRVRVYGNVGGQGSKGTARLKSDSVIGATKTTTAARGRRGLLLSSSVVLFAPSSSSTATAMASQLQNNDSKTALLQKYLKKSEVNKTKNDKERLDDYYKRNYKDYFEFFEGSVRGKTNEQLSEAEKGILSWLETNK; encoded by the exons ATGCTTGTTACTGCAAGTGAGGTTAGTTTGTCCTCTGTAATTGTACGTGTACGTGTTTATGGAAATGTAGGAGGGCAAGGAAGCAAAGGGACAGCAAGACTCAAGTCAGACTCGGTCATAGGGGCGACGAAGACGACGACGGCAGCAAGAGGAAGGCGAGGGCTCCTCCTATCTTCTTCTGTTGTGCTATTTGCGCCATCTTCATCGTCAACGGCTACTGCTATGGCCTCTCAACTCCAGAATAACGACTCCAAGACCGCACTTCTTCAAA AATATCTGAAGAAATCAGAGGTGAACAAGACCAAAAATGACAAAGAG AGGCTGGATGATTATTACAAGCGCAACTACAAGGATTATTTTGAATTCTTTGAAGGGTCTGTGAGAGGGAAGACCAATGAGCAGCTCTCTGAAGCTGAGAAGGGGATCCTCAGCTGGCTTGAAACTAACAAATAA